The genomic interval AGCCACTGCCGATAATCACCGCATGGCTGATACCGCCTTTCAAATGGCTCAAGATATCTTGACCGTCTTGAGGGGATTTAAGCTGGAAAACGCCCTTCCCGTCCAGGCCTTTAATCGGCGGTTTGGCATTGTAGGAACCTGTCGCTAAAACCAGTTTATCATAGGGCAGGACCTGCTCCGTCCCGTCTGCCACATGTTGAACCGTAACGGTTTTGGCCTTACGGTCAATTGCCGTAGCAGCATAACCGAGCAAGGTATCAATGTCTTTTGTCGCCTTCATAAATTCCGGCGTACGGACCGCATCCCAAGAGGTGGTCATCAGGTCATTTAATTCTTTAACCGTCGCACCAATATAATATGGCAGCCCACAGCCACCGTAAGAAATCCAATCGCCTTTTTCCACCAAGGTTACCTTGGCATCCGGCATTAAGCGTTTCAGGCGTGCTGCAGCTTTCGGCCCGCAAGCCACCCCGCCGATGACAACAACATTTAAAGCGTCACTCATGGTCATTCTCCTTTATCATTTATTCTATGGTTCATAAGTTCTAGCTTCTATTGTACATGACTTTCCTTGAAAACTCGATAGGCCATAAAAATACAGCATTATAATCGATAATAGGTGTGATTACTATTTTCTATGTCTCTTCTGTCAAGTGCCGGTCAAAATTGGTACTAATGCGCAGAAAAATCTGATATGATAGACTCGTGAGATTTAGAACAAACAGCGAATGCGCTGATGTTCAGCCGAAAATAAATCAAAATTTTTCGGCGTTCAGAAAAAAGGAGGTAGTATAGAATGTTCTTGACCCTACTCTGTTGGTTTGCCATCATCTTCTTCATTGCGGCATCTGTGAAAAAATTCCGTTTTTATGCCAAAAAACCGATGCATGGCAGACAAGACCTTTACCCCATCCCCGGTGAAGATCCCGATCGTGCCAAATACGGCGGCTCCTACTATGAAGAGCAACGTTGGTATGAAAAACCGCGTGCTAAAAACCATCGTGGCGAAATTCTCGACATGATGGCTGAAATGCTCTTTATTAAAAAGCTCTTTAAAAAGCAGCCGAAATTATGGTGGGTCTCTTATTCTCTTCACTTGGGCATCTACTGCATTATTGCCGCTATTGTTATCGCTTCTGCAGCCGTATTGCTGCCCTTTACCGGTGTTTTAGCAATGCTCTTAGGCCTGGCCTTGACCGTTGCCGGTGTGGCCGGTGCTGTCTTGATTTCTGTCGGCACCATTGGTCTTCTGTTTAAGCGCATTACTGATCATGAATTCCGCAACTACACCACACCGCAAGAATTTTTCAACTTAGCCTTTCTCGGTGCAGGCGGTCTGACCGGGTTGGCATCATTCGTCAGCAACGGTTGCCGTTTCAACTATGTCAAGCAAATCTTTAGCGATATGTTTCATTTTAGACCTATTAAGGGGTTAAATAAAATCACCGTTGTACATGTGCTGATTTTCTGTGGGCTCTTAATTTACATTCCTTTAACCAAAATGAGCCATTATGCCGGAAAATACTTTGCCTTCCATAGCGTCCTTTGGGACAACCGTCCGAATACGCCCGGCAGCAAGGTTGAAAAGCGCATCATTGATGAAGCATCCATCAAACCGAGCCCGGATATGCAATGGTCCGCCCCTCACTATCATCCGGCTCCGAAAAATGAGGAAAAATAAAAACTGTTGCCTTGGACTATAGAGGATTGGAG from Peptococcus niger carries:
- a CDS encoding respiratory nitrate reductase subunit gamma, producing the protein MFLTLLCWFAIIFFIAASVKKFRFYAKKPMHGRQDLYPIPGEDPDRAKYGGSYYEEQRWYEKPRAKNHRGEILDMMAEMLFIKKLFKKQPKLWWVSYSLHLGIYCIIAAIVIASAAVLLPFTGVLAMLLGLALTVAGVAGAVLISVGTIGLLFKRITDHEFRNYTTPQEFFNLAFLGAGGLTGLASFVSNGCRFNYVKQIFSDMFHFRPIKGLNKITVVHVLIFCGLLIYIPLTKMSHYAGKYFAFHSVLWDNRPNTPGSKVEKRIIDEASIKPSPDMQWSAPHYHPAPKNEEK